In Gossypium hirsutum isolate 1008001.06 chromosome D06, Gossypium_hirsutum_v2.1, whole genome shotgun sequence, one genomic interval encodes:
- the LOC107900454 gene encoding 60S ribosomal protein L35a-1, with the protein MVKGRQGERVRLYVRGTILGYKRSKSNQYPNTSLIQIEGVTTKEEVAWYAGKRMAYIYKAKVKKNGSHYRCIWGKVTRPHGNSGVVRAKFKSNLPPKSMGDRVRVFMYPSNI; encoded by the exons ATGGTGAAGGGACGCCAAGGAGAGCGAGTCAG ACTCTATGTAAGAGGAACTATCTTGGGTTACAAGAG GTCAAAATCAAACCAGTATCCAAACACTTCATTGATCCAGATTGAGGGAGTTACCACTAAGGAGGAAGTAGCTTGGTATGCCGGCAAGCGAATGGCGTATATTTACAAAGCTAAGGTGAAGAAGAATGGCTCGCACTATCGCTGCATTTGGGGAAAGGTTACTAGACCTCACGGTAATAGTGGTGTCGTTCGTGCTAAGTTCAAGTCTAATCTTCCCCCCAAATCTATG GGAGATAGAGTCCGAGTCTTCATGTACCCCAGCAATATATAA
- the LOC107900207 gene encoding proline transporter 1 — translation MIKREPNMIADNKLDVEGDRFSTVEIPETAHQISSDSWFQAGVVLTSGVNSVFVLGYSGTIMVHLGWIGGVVGLVLATAISLYANMLVAKLHEFRGKRHIRYRDLAAEIYGRKAYYLTWALQYINLFMINIGFLILGASSLKACYVLFVEEVTMKLPYFTAIAGFVCILFAISTPNLSSLRVWLACSTILSLIYIVVASVLAAKDGMNAPPRDYSIHGTTAGKIFSIIGASSNLMFAFNTGMVPEIQATLRQPAVENMLKALYFQFTIGVVPMYAIIFIGYWAYGASASTYLLSNVSGPVWVKAAANISAFLQSVIALHIFASPAYEYMDTKFKITGGAFELKSLTFRIVARGGYLVISSTVSALLPFLGDFESLTGALSTFPLTFILASHMYLVAKKSSLSSLQQSWLWLNVVFFSCMSIAATVAAIRLIVVDSKKYHVFADV, via the exons atgATCAAAAGAGAGCCAAACATGATAGCAGATAATAAACTTGATGTGGAAGGTGATAGATTTTCAACTGTTGAGATCCCTGAAACTGCTCATCAAATTAGCTCTG ATTCATGGTTCCAGGCAGGAGTTGTGTTGACGAGTGGGGTGAACAGTGTGTTTGTGTTGGGATATTCAGGAACCATCATGGTCCATCTTGGCTGGATCGGAGGTGTAGTTGGTCTGGTTTTAGCCACCGCCATATCTTTGTATGCTAATATGCTTGTTGCCAAGCTTCATGAATTTAGAGGAAAGCGCCATATCAGATACAGAGATCTTGCTGCTGAAATATACG GTAGGAAAGCTTATTATCTAACATGGGCATTGCAATATATTAATCTATTCATGATCAACATTGGGTTTCTCATTTTGGGTGCTTCTTCTTTAAAG GCTTGTTATGTGCTTTTCGTGGAAGAGGTTACCATGAAGCTTCCATATTTTACAGCGATAGCCGGATTTGTTTGTATATTGTTTGCTATTTCAACCCCTAATTTGTCGTCTCTAAGAGTATGGTTAGCATGTTCCACCATTCTCAGCCTCATTTACATCGTTGTCGCATCCGTGCTCGCTGCTAAAGATG GAATGAATGCACCTCCTAGAGATTATAGCATACATGGGACAACAGCCGGTAAAATATTTTCAATCATAGGGGCATCTTCAAATCTTATGTTTGCTTTCAATACTGGAATGGTTCCAGAAATACAG GCAACATTGAGGCAGCCTGCAGTGGAGAATATGCTGAAAGCTTTGTACTTTCAGTTCACCATCGGAGTCGTACCGATGTATGCGATTATTTTTATTGGCTACTGGGCTTACGGAGCTTCGGCATCAACGTATTTGCTTAGTAACGTAAGCGGTCCAGTTTGGGTAAAGGCCGCTGCTAACATTTCGGCCTTCCTGCAATCAGTCATTGCTTTGCAT ATATTCGCGAGTCCAGCATACGAGTACATGGACACAAAGTTCAAAATCACCGGAGGAGCCTTTGAGTTAAAAAGCTTAACTTTCCGAATCGTAGCAAGGGGTGGTTACCTTGTTATCAGCTCAACGGTGTCGGCTCTTCTCCCGTTCCTCGGGGATTTTGAGAGTCTTACAGGAGCATTAAGCACATTTCcattaacatttatacttgcaAGCCATATGTATCTTGTGGCAAAGAAGAGCTCACTGAGTAGTTTACAACAATCATGGCTTTGGCTCAATGTTGTTTTCTTTAGTTGTATGTCGATTGCAGCAACAGTTGCGGCTATAAGGCTGATAGTTGTTGATTCCAAAAAATATCATGTATTTGCTGATGTTTGA
- the LOC107900208 gene encoding uncharacterized protein: MGEQIDDAQFWLPSEILMEDDILMGKQNNTELFPYEFEHSYDSFSALSFPVESTVGPAETESSDRDEFLAGLTRRLVLSMNHKLTLYGVSLNNNEENGGLARSAQWTQSNGGSQVAKYSDRDINHGRNLPNTQNHGFMKKSNQSVSCNLPQTNHYDGRQMKARNQQQQQPKQKKSSLESNKVGERGECSRASFQVQSQLQLPTRVILLQGFRNVKTESVGTGVFLPRKYHNKPSKPRKKSGCAMILIPAKVVQALNLNFDGTNSGFASNYAVLIPRRNANLRQENRNDRAMGSLNLPQDWTY, encoded by the exons ATGGGTGAGCAGATAGATGATGCCCAGTTTTGGCTCCCCTCCGagattttaatggaagatgataTTCTTATGGGAAAACAAAATAACACTGAATTGTTCCCCTACGAGTTTGAGCACTCATACGACTCGTTCTCAGCTCTTAGCTTCCCCGTTGAATCTACTGTTGGGCCTGCTGAGACTGAGAGCAGTGACCGGGATGAGTTTCTTGCTGGGTTGACTCGCCGACTTGTTCTCTCCATGAATCATAAACTCACCCTATATGGTGTTTCCCTCAACAACAACGAG GAAAATGGAGGTTTGGCGAGATCAGCACAGTGGACTCAGAGCAATGGCGGTTCTCAAGTAGCGAAATACAGCGATCGAGACATTAACCATGGAAGAAACCTACCCAACACTCAAAACCATGGGTTTATGAAGAAGTCAAACCAGAGTGTTTCTTGTAATCTTCCTCAAACAAATCAT TATGATGGAAGGCAAATGAAGGCAAGAaatcagcagcagcagcagccgAAGCAGAAGAAGAGTAGCTTAGAGAGTAATAAAGTAGGTGAAAGGGGTGAATGTTCAAGGGCTTCATTTCAAGTTCAATCACAACTACAGCTGCCTACGAGAGTGATTTTACTCCAGGGATTTCGTAATGTTAAAACAGAGTCCGTTGGAACTGGTGTTTTCTTGCCTCGTAAATATCACAACAAACCTTCTAAGCCTCGCAAGAAATCAG GTTGCGCAATGATTCTAATACCAGCAAAGGTTGTCCAAGCATTAAACCTCAACTTTGATGGCACCAACAGTGGTTTTGCATCAAACTACG CTGTTTTGATACCCAGAAGAAATGCAAACTTGAGACAAGAAAATAGAAATGATAGAGCAATGGGAAGCTTAAATCTGCCTCAGGATTGGACTTATTGA